The Oncorhynchus clarkii lewisi isolate Uvic-CL-2024 chromosome 20, UVic_Ocla_1.0, whole genome shotgun sequence nucleotide sequence TAATGGGGTGCATCTTTTCAATCAGAACAAAGGCCAACATAACCTTTACAGGCCCAGTTCAGTGGACAATATCTGAAATGGAATAGCAAAGAATAAACAGGGtgaattttctacattgtgaccACGGACTACATAGAGAAACTAAGACAAATTGTCTCCCATGTAGGCCTACACAATACTGAAGCCAAACCACTGGCATCTTGTGTGTAACTAGGACTGTATAAATCTGGGCCATGTACCTCCATATGTTCCCCTCAAACTGAGAGCACAGTAAACAGGGAGTAAAGAATATGGCTGGCTGATGACTGAACCATAGGCTCATGGGAGCTCAGTAGCAAGTAGGACTTTTGTAGGACCACTTTTGTCTGTGATTATATAATTATTCAACCACGCCCTTTAAGACACCTGCCTTAATCTTGCCAAAAGGAACACAATGGAAGTAACTCATGGACTTTTTTTATGCATGTCCTGTCTGTATATGTACTTTTTCAAATAAACTCAAATAATCCCAAACTCCTCATGACAGGCAAGATAAATAATGCGCACCTCAAGTATTGACGTATTCCACCCAGGTCTGCACTCATTACTATCCAGTTCTGGGAATTAATTGAATCAAAATCATTGAGTAAATGTTTAGATAACTGTTGAAGTGATTGACAACAAGCTATTATAAGGGTGCAATATACAGAACATTTTACAATGATCATTCTCAATGCTCACTGGCATTTGTAACGACAAGATGGCGGTCGGGCAAGTGGACAATTCTTTGAAGACAAATAACACCTGACCACAACCAGTTCTTTTCAATGTTTATTTTCAATGCAAATTCTTAAGGCAAATATAAAATGGGTGGGGGAAAAGGAAAACTGATGCATTGTTTGTCAACATTGCTTCCATTTCATGCATCTCAAACATGACTTCTAATCAACATGATGGATAGCCAAACAGCAAAACTACATTTTCTAATTCCTGCCAGTTGAACTCCTTAGACTAAGCATCGTCAGGTTTGTCCGAAGGTGGGCCACAGGGCTGCAGCATCTTCTCCATGAGATTGAAGCGCACGCGGGCTTTGCTCTCGTTCTCAGCAACAGAGAAGTAATTCAGCAGGTCAAAGTGACCCATATATGAACAGTACGAGTCCCGATGTTGGTTCACCAACCATTCCCACTTGCTGGTGTCCGCATGGCCTGTTCCAATGTATTTAGATTGAAGATGCTCCAACTGGCTGTGAATGTTGTAGCGGTCTGTCATCTTCAGGCAAATGTCTACACAAGGAAGGAAAATAATGTCAGTGCATGTAGCTATTAGTTGGCCAATGTTACCTGGCAATTGCTGGTGTCCTGACCTTTTAGCAATAGCTTGCTGATTAGTTCGGGAAATATTCGTAATGTGCATTGTATAGCCAGAATGTTGAACATACTCCGCCAGTTGTCCATCTGGCATTATGTCTTTGGAAATGTAACTAAATATTCACAGGAAAGTATTATTAAACTTTTACTTCCATTGTGATTTATGTCACCTGACATGCAAgaagaaaaaacaaacatgtaaaCCCCGGCATGAGCTCTACTAGTACGCATACATTACATGCATTTCGCCTACATTGTGGGTTAGAGTAGAGTACCGCTTCCTCCTGAGTTGGCTCACGTCAAGCTCGGACCCAGGACCTCTGTCTTGCCTAGCATAAGTGACCGCCCTCCTGAATCGTCATACTAGTCGCGGCACGCGAAAAATTATCGGACGACGCAACTGGGGACACTTTAtgggtttcacacatccccatgtgctaaATGCACATGTGA carries:
- the LOC139375674 gene encoding splicing factor 3B subunit 5; the protein is MTDRYNIHSQLEHLQSKYIGTGHADTSKWEWLVNQHRDSYCSYMGHFDLLNYFSVAENESKARVRFNLMEKMLQPCGPPSDKPDDA